The Pseudarthrobacter sp. NS4 genome includes a window with the following:
- a CDS encoding Tat pathway signal protein, protein MDPNKKDPSDPDRAPAGGDPQRPTDGSSSPKPPPWQVPKPELRPELLNGPVTPVDPFARDREKQLDEAAARKKRSQRRTVVVGLGVTALLAGTITAVVGSNQDEPEYAQVCFNDETGERVEDTNCNSSAGRGGGLYAWYFFSRGAFVPAVGQNRSTAPNYTRTVPSGAKASTGYSTKGGTVSRGGFGTSGGGGKVSGG, encoded by the coding sequence GTGGACCCGAACAAAAAGGATCCAAGCGATCCGGACCGCGCGCCGGCCGGCGGTGACCCCCAGCGCCCCACGGACGGCAGCAGCAGTCCGAAGCCTCCCCCATGGCAAGTACCCAAACCGGAACTCCGCCCGGAGCTGCTCAACGGGCCCGTCACCCCGGTGGACCCGTTTGCCAGGGACCGGGAAAAGCAGCTTGACGAGGCCGCGGCCCGGAAGAAGCGCTCCCAGCGGCGCACCGTCGTGGTGGGACTGGGCGTGACCGCGCTCCTCGCCGGCACCATCACCGCAGTGGTTGGCAGCAACCAGGACGAACCCGAGTACGCGCAGGTGTGCTTCAACGACGAAACCGGTGAGCGCGTCGAAGACACCAACTGCAACAGTTCCGCGGGCAGGGGCGGCGGGCTCTACGCCTGGTACTTCTTCTCCCGCGGAGCCTTTGTCCCGGCCGTAGGACAGAACAGGTCAACGGCTCCGAACTACACCCGGACCGTCCCCAGCGGCGCGAAAGCCTCCACCGGCTACAGCACCAAAGGCGGCACCGTCAGCCGGGGCGGCTTTGGCACCAGCGGTGGCGGCGGCAAGGTCTCGGGGGGCTGA
- a CDS encoding cystathionine beta-synthase produces the protein MKYAQSILDLIGNTPLIKLNHVTEGIKATVLVKLEYLNPGGSIKDRIAAQMIEEAEREGKLQPGGTIVEPTSGNTGVGLALVAQQKGYKCVFVVPDKVGEDKRAVLQAYGAEVVVTPTAVPPDSPQSYYGVSDRIVRETPGAYKPDQFSNPAAPGSHYRTTGPEIWRDTDGKVTHCVIGAGTGGTITGTGRYLKEVSADRPESDGGTVRIIGADPEGSVYSGGTGRPYFVEGVGEDMWPANYDKSVPDQVIAVNDGDSFAMTRRLAREEGLLVGGSSGMAVVAALQAAQDLPESAVVVVILPDSGRGYLAKIFNDQWMRSYGFLSGGEETSVGEVIKSKNGELPDLVHIHPNESVRDVINIMNEFGVSHIPVLSQEPPVVMGEVLGAVDERTLTAKLFRGEARLTDKISEHMGPKLPVIGSLETISAARELLSDVDTVMVTFVGAPVGILTRHDLLAYLSN, from the coding sequence ATGAAGTACGCCCAGTCCATTCTGGACCTCATCGGCAATACCCCGCTCATCAAACTCAACCACGTGACCGAGGGCATCAAGGCCACCGTCCTGGTCAAACTGGAGTACCTGAACCCGGGCGGATCCATCAAGGACCGTATCGCGGCCCAGATGATCGAGGAGGCCGAACGGGAGGGCAAACTGCAGCCCGGCGGCACCATTGTGGAACCCACGTCCGGCAACACCGGCGTCGGTCTGGCCCTGGTGGCCCAGCAAAAGGGCTACAAGTGCGTGTTCGTGGTCCCGGACAAGGTGGGTGAGGACAAGCGCGCAGTGCTGCAGGCCTACGGCGCCGAAGTGGTGGTGACACCCACGGCAGTGCCCCCGGACAGCCCGCAAAGCTACTACGGCGTCTCCGACCGGATCGTCCGCGAAACCCCCGGCGCGTACAAGCCTGACCAGTTTTCCAACCCTGCCGCCCCCGGCAGCCACTACCGGACCACCGGCCCGGAAATCTGGCGCGACACTGACGGCAAGGTCACCCACTGCGTCATCGGCGCCGGCACGGGCGGCACCATCACCGGCACGGGCCGCTACCTCAAGGAGGTATCGGCTGACCGGCCGGAGTCCGACGGCGGCACGGTCCGGATCATCGGCGCGGATCCGGAAGGTTCGGTGTACTCAGGCGGCACGGGGCGTCCGTACTTTGTGGAAGGCGTGGGGGAGGACATGTGGCCCGCGAACTACGACAAGTCCGTCCCGGACCAGGTGATCGCCGTCAACGACGGAGACTCCTTCGCCATGACGCGCCGGCTTGCCCGTGAAGAGGGACTGCTGGTGGGCGGCTCGTCCGGCATGGCGGTGGTGGCAGCGCTGCAGGCCGCGCAGGACCTGCCGGAAAGTGCCGTCGTCGTCGTCATCCTGCCCGACTCCGGCCGCGGCTACCTGGCCAAGATCTTCAACGACCAGTGGATGCGTTCCTATGGCTTCCTCTCCGGCGGCGAGGAGACGTCCGTGGGTGAGGTCATCAAGTCCAAGAACGGCGAACTCCCGGACCTGGTGCATATCCACCCGAACGAGTCCGTCCGCGATGTCATCAACATCATGAACGAGTTCGGCGTCAGCCACATCCCGGTCCTGTCGCAGGAGCCTCCGGTGGTCATGGGCGAGGTCCTGGGAGCCGTGGATGAGCGCACCCTCACGGCCAAACTGTTCCGCGGCGAAGCCAGGCTGACGGACAAGATTTCCGAACACATGGGTCCCAAGCTGCCCGTCATCGGATCGCTGGAAACCATCTCCGCAGCCAGGGAGCTGCTCTCGGACGTGGATACCGTCATGGTGACGTTTGTGGGCGCCCCGGTGGGCATCCTTACCCGGCACGACCTGCTGGCCTACCTCAGCAACTGA
- a CDS encoding VOC family protein yields the protein MGGVVHFEIPADNQERARKFYQEALGWRIDPVPGMDYNMVVTTPMDESTGQPTEAGAINGGMMAREPDLRNPVITVDVPDINATLQTVESLGGAVVKPKETIPGMGSFAYFKDTEGNVMGLWENLPPEQAE from the coding sequence ATGGGTGGAGTAGTACATTTCGAAATCCCCGCTGATAACCAGGAGCGGGCCAGGAAGTTCTACCAGGAGGCCCTCGGCTGGCGGATCGATCCCGTCCCCGGCATGGACTACAACATGGTGGTCACCACCCCGATGGATGAATCCACCGGGCAGCCCACGGAAGCAGGCGCGATCAACGGCGGCATGATGGCCAGGGAACCGGACCTCAGGAACCCGGTCATCACCGTGGACGTGCCGGACATCAACGCCACGCTGCAGACCGTGGAGTCGCTGGGCGGGGCCGTGGTGAAACCCAAGGAAACCATCCCGGGAATGGGTTCCTTCGCATACTTCAAGGACACCGAGGGAAATGTGATGGGCCTGTGGGAGAACCTTCCCCCCGAGCAGGCGGAGTAG
- a CDS encoding cystathionine gamma-synthase: protein MSVSENQGFNTRAVHAGQAFEPRTGAVVPPLHFSSTYAQDGIGGLRDGYEYGRGGNPTRDALQEQLAALELGTHAYSFSSGLAAEDSLIRALARPGDHIVLGNDAYGGTYRLISRVLGDWGIGNSPVDMADLDSVQKAVAANKTRFVWVETPSNPLMKITDIAALADIAHDAGALLVVDNTFASPYLQTPLALGADVVVHSTTKYIGGHSDVVGGAVVVKDAELAEKIGFVQFAVGAVSGPMDAFLTTRGLKTLGVRMDRHSLNGQAVAEWLLERPEVEAVLYPGLPTHPGHELARKQMKSFGGMVSVQFKGGEAAARKVAESTAVFTLAESLGGIESLMNYPSEMTHASVKGTELAVPVNLLRLSCGIEDVEDLIADLEKAFTSIP from the coding sequence ATGTCCGTCTCTGAAAACCAAGGTTTCAACACCCGTGCCGTGCACGCCGGCCAGGCTTTCGAGCCCCGCACCGGGGCCGTGGTACCGCCCCTGCACTTCAGTTCCACCTACGCCCAGGACGGCATCGGCGGGCTCCGCGACGGCTATGAGTACGGCCGCGGCGGCAATCCCACCCGGGACGCGCTGCAGGAACAGCTCGCCGCGTTGGAACTGGGGACCCACGCCTACAGCTTCAGCTCCGGACTGGCAGCCGAGGATTCCCTCATCCGCGCGCTGGCCCGGCCCGGGGACCACATCGTCCTGGGAAACGACGCCTATGGCGGGACCTACCGGCTGATCAGCCGGGTCCTGGGTGACTGGGGGATCGGCAACAGCCCGGTGGACATGGCAGACCTGGACAGCGTCCAAAAAGCGGTCGCTGCCAACAAGACCCGCTTCGTCTGGGTGGAAACGCCCTCCAACCCGCTGATGAAGATCACCGACATCGCAGCCCTCGCGGACATCGCGCACGACGCCGGTGCCCTCCTGGTGGTGGACAACACCTTCGCTTCCCCCTACCTGCAGACCCCGCTCGCCCTGGGTGCCGACGTCGTGGTCCACTCGACGACCAAATACATCGGCGGGCATTCCGACGTGGTGGGCGGTGCCGTTGTGGTCAAGGACGCCGAACTGGCTGAGAAGATCGGTTTTGTGCAGTTCGCCGTCGGTGCGGTGTCCGGTCCGATGGACGCCTTCCTCACCACCCGCGGCCTCAAGACCCTGGGTGTGCGCATGGACCGGCACAGCCTCAACGGCCAGGCTGTAGCCGAATGGCTGCTGGAACGCCCCGAGGTGGAGGCGGTCCTGTACCCCGGCCTGCCCACGCACCCGGGCCATGAACTTGCCAGGAAGCAGATGAAAAGCTTCGGCGGCATGGTTTCCGTGCAGTTCAAGGGCGGCGAGGCGGCTGCCCGGAAGGTTGCGGAGTCCACTGCCGTGTTCACCCTGGCCGAGTCGCTGGGCGGCATTGAATCGCTGATGAACTACCCCTCGGAAATGACGCACGCTTCGGTCAAGGGTACTGAGCTGGCCGTTCCGGTGAACCTGCTCCGGCTGTCCTGCGGCATCGAGGACGTGGAGGACCTGATTGCGGACCTGGAGAAGGCCTTCACCTCCATTCCGTAA
- a CDS encoding DEAD/DEAH box helicase yields the protein MPENQNDSVETQNTVNDAQTAAVEFAEALVPAAAEPAAPAAEASAPAAEASAPAAKAEESEEEGIKFADLGIDGRVLAALQDVGYEKPSPIQAATIPLLLEGRDVVGLAQTGTGKTAAFAVPALSRLAELHDLNGPSRKTQALVLAPTRELALQVAEAFTSYAKHIDDFTVLPVYGGSAYGPQLAGLRRGAQVVVGTPGRVIDHISKGSLDLSELQYLVLDEADEMLRMGFAEDVEQIFQQTPSDRQVALFSATMPSQIRRMSKQYLNNPAEISVKSKTTTGANTRQRYLQVMGPHKLDAMTRILEVEEFDGVIAFVRTKMATEDLADKLKSRGFQAAAINGDIPQQQRERTVEALKEGRIDILVATDVAARGLDVERISHVINYDIPHDTESYVHRIGRTGRAGRSGDAILFMTPREKYLLRSIEKATRQPVEQMHLPTAETVNTLRLGKFAERITETLASEDVAAFRDLIASYEEEHNVPASEIAAALAVMAQGGQPLLVKELAAAPEFQKRERAKDGFGSRGPTRTLTEGNATYRIAVGRRQRVMPGSIVGAIANEGGISSAQIGGIDIRSDHSLVELPADLSPEQLRALSRTRIGGELIHLELDNGRKPSGERGAYQGNRGGDRGGNFKGNGGFKKEFRKSDGERSSADRGGRSYSERSSFGADSGASRGQATDSRFGGHGDGSRKPRHGNEGGQRDFNRKGKW from the coding sequence ATGCCCGAAAATCAGAACGACTCCGTCGAAACCCAGAACACCGTTAACGACGCGCAGACCGCCGCCGTCGAATTCGCCGAGGCCCTCGTCCCGGCAGCAGCTGAGCCGGCTGCACCTGCAGCAGAGGCTTCCGCTCCCGCCGCAGAGGCTTCCGCTCCCGCAGCCAAGGCCGAGGAATCCGAAGAAGAAGGCATCAAGTTCGCCGATCTCGGCATTGACGGCCGCGTCCTCGCCGCCCTGCAGGACGTCGGCTACGAGAAGCCGTCCCCCATCCAGGCAGCAACCATCCCGCTGCTGCTTGAAGGCCGCGACGTCGTGGGCCTCGCCCAGACCGGCACCGGTAAGACTGCAGCATTCGCAGTACCGGCACTGTCCCGCCTGGCCGAGCTTCACGACCTCAACGGCCCCTCCCGCAAGACGCAGGCACTGGTCCTGGCCCCCACCCGCGAGCTCGCGCTCCAGGTTGCCGAGGCCTTCACCTCCTACGCCAAGCACATCGACGACTTCACCGTCCTCCCCGTCTACGGCGGCTCCGCCTATGGCCCCCAGCTCGCAGGCCTGCGCCGCGGTGCCCAGGTGGTTGTCGGTACCCCCGGCCGTGTGATTGACCACATCTCCAAGGGTTCCCTGGACCTGTCCGAGCTCCAGTACCTGGTGCTGGACGAGGCTGACGAGATGCTGCGCATGGGCTTCGCCGAAGACGTGGAGCAGATCTTCCAGCAGACGCCTTCGGACCGCCAGGTTGCGCTGTTCTCCGCCACCATGCCGAGCCAGATCCGCCGCATGTCCAAGCAGTACCTGAACAACCCGGCCGAGATCTCCGTCAAGTCCAAGACCACCACCGGCGCCAACACCCGCCAGCGGTACCTGCAGGTCATGGGCCCGCACAAGCTCGATGCCATGACCCGCATCCTCGAGGTGGAAGAGTTCGACGGCGTCATCGCCTTCGTGCGCACCAAGATGGCCACCGAGGACCTGGCTGACAAGCTGAAGTCCCGCGGTTTCCAGGCCGCCGCCATTAACGGTGACATCCCGCAGCAGCAGCGTGAACGCACTGTGGAAGCCCTGAAGGAAGGCCGCATCGACATCCTCGTGGCCACCGACGTCGCAGCCCGTGGACTTGACGTGGAGCGCATCAGCCACGTCATCAACTACGACATTCCGCACGACACCGAGTCCTACGTCCACCGCATCGGCCGCACGGGCCGTGCAGGCCGTTCCGGCGACGCGATCCTCTTCATGACGCCGCGCGAGAAGTACCTGCTGCGTTCCATCGAGAAGGCCACCCGCCAGCCGGTCGAGCAGATGCACCTGCCCACGGCTGAGACCGTGAACACGCTGCGCCTGGGCAAGTTCGCCGAGCGCATCACGGAGACCCTCGCCTCCGAAGATGTGGCCGCGTTCCGCGACCTCATCGCCTCCTACGAGGAAGAGCACAACGTTCCGGCTTCAGAGATCGCTGCCGCCCTTGCCGTCATGGCCCAGGGTGGACAGCCGCTGCTGGTCAAGGAGCTCGCCGCAGCTCCCGAGTTCCAGAAGCGCGAACGCGCTAAGGACGGCTTCGGCTCCCGCGGACCCACCCGCACGCTCACCGAGGGCAACGCGACGTACAGGATCGCCGTCGGACGCCGCCAGCGCGTCATGCCGGGCTCCATCGTGGGTGCCATCGCCAACGAGGGTGGCATCTCTTCCGCCCAGATCGGCGGCATCGACATCCGCTCGGACCACTCCCTGGTGGAGCTCCCGGCGGACCTGAGCCCGGAGCAGCTGCGTGCACTGTCCCGTACCCGGATCGGTGGCGAGTTGATCCACCTCGAGCTGGACAACGGACGCAAGCCCTCCGGCGAACGCGGCGCCTACCAGGGCAACCGCGGCGGCGACCGTGGGGGCAATTTCAAGGGCAACGGCGGGTTCAAGAAGGAGTTCCGCAAGTCCGACGGCGAGCGGTCCTCCGCTGACCGCGGTGGCCGTTCCTACAGCGAGCGTTCTTCCTTTGGTGCTGACAGCGGCGCCAGCCGCGGCCAGGCCACCGACTCCCGCTTCGGCGGCCACGGCGACGGCTCACGCAAGCCCCGCCATGGCAACGAAGGCGGCCAGCGCGATTTCAACCGCAAGGGCAAATGGTAA
- a CDS encoding DNA-3-methyladenine glycosylase family protein encodes MTIAEAPPRLAAAADVSLRWYPGGPYNLGSTLRPLLRGNSDPSFSLQGDVVWHAFTTAEGPVTLRLSAAGGSAGATGPGAMVEPFVDVQAWGPGAAAAVTAAPRLLGAHDDWRAFDEPAFHATLPRIVREARRRSLTLRLPASGRVVDQLVPIILEQKVTVIEARRAYRYLLHRYGTPAPLAGTSTPPGLVVGPTAAQWLQIPSWEWHKAGVGPQRSSTVMRALRSAAALERLASLPALEAAAKMQVIPGIGIWTAAEVVQRTHGCPDSISVGDYHLAAYVGAALTGRRTDDAGMLRLLEPWKGQRQRVVRMIQSSGFRKPTFGPRMTIQDHRRH; translated from the coding sequence ATGACCATCGCAGAGGCACCTCCCCGGCTGGCGGCTGCCGCTGACGTGTCCCTGCGCTGGTATCCCGGGGGTCCGTACAACCTGGGCAGCACCCTTAGGCCGCTCCTGCGCGGCAACAGCGATCCGTCGTTCAGCCTCCAGGGTGATGTTGTGTGGCATGCGTTTACGACGGCGGAGGGGCCGGTGACGCTTCGGCTCAGCGCGGCGGGCGGCAGCGCAGGAGCCACTGGGCCCGGTGCCATGGTTGAGCCCTTCGTCGACGTCCAGGCCTGGGGTCCTGGTGCCGCGGCGGCAGTAACGGCGGCGCCGCGGCTCCTGGGAGCTCACGACGACTGGCGGGCCTTTGATGAGCCGGCCTTCCACGCCACCCTCCCGCGGATTGTCCGGGAGGCACGACGGCGGAGCCTGACGCTGCGCCTCCCTGCCAGCGGCCGCGTGGTGGACCAGCTGGTGCCCATCATCCTCGAGCAGAAGGTGACGGTGATCGAGGCGCGGCGGGCCTACCGGTACCTGCTGCACCGGTATGGAACACCGGCTCCCCTGGCAGGCACCTCCACGCCGCCGGGCCTGGTGGTGGGTCCCACGGCGGCTCAGTGGCTGCAGATCCCCAGCTGGGAGTGGCATAAGGCCGGTGTTGGACCCCAACGCTCGTCAACCGTCATGCGCGCGCTGCGCTCCGCCGCCGCGCTTGAACGCCTGGCATCACTGCCGGCCCTTGAGGCTGCCGCAAAGATGCAGGTTATCCCCGGCATCGGCATCTGGACTGCCGCCGAGGTGGTGCAGCGGACACACGGCTGCCCGGACTCCATCTCGGTGGGTGACTACCACCTGGCCGCGTATGTGGGGGCGGCGCTCACCGGCCGCCGGACCGACGACGCCGGCATGCTCCGGCTGCTGGAACCGTGGAAGGGGCAGCGGCAGCGTGTGGTCCGGATGATTCAGAGCAGCGGTTTCCGCAAACCCACTTTCGGCCCGCGGATGACCATCCAGGACCACCGCCGGCATTGA
- a CDS encoding MOSC domain-containing protein: METASLIAVCRVHQLLPDASSVGVTAIDKRPAEGPVIVHKLGLQGDIQANRVHHGGPDQAIYAYSQADADYWAGELQREMPPGVFGENLRVAGVEATHAVIGERWKIGLDLELEVTSPRTPCATFQRRLGEPRFVKRFTDEGRVGAYLRVIRVGTIRAGDHIHRTYVPRHGVTVGRWFREPDVESMEALKDAHAGGEIRLQQPEFTRKFEALQRRLRG; encoded by the coding sequence ATGGAAACCGCGTCCCTGATTGCTGTCTGCCGTGTCCACCAGCTTCTGCCGGATGCCTCGAGCGTGGGCGTGACGGCGATCGACAAGCGCCCCGCGGAGGGTCCTGTCATAGTGCACAAGCTGGGATTGCAGGGCGACATCCAGGCGAACCGGGTCCACCACGGCGGTCCGGACCAGGCGATCTACGCCTACTCCCAGGCGGACGCGGACTACTGGGCAGGTGAACTGCAGCGTGAGATGCCGCCAGGCGTCTTCGGCGAGAACCTCCGGGTGGCCGGGGTCGAGGCCACCCATGCCGTGATCGGCGAGCGTTGGAAGATTGGGCTCGACCTTGAACTGGAAGTCACATCTCCCCGGACCCCGTGCGCCACATTCCAAAGGCGGCTGGGGGAGCCCAGGTTCGTTAAGCGGTTCACGGACGAGGGCAGGGTTGGTGCCTACCTTCGGGTGATCCGGGTTGGCACAATCCGGGCAGGGGACCATATTCACCGGACGTATGTTCCCCGGCACGGCGTCACCGTCGGCCGGTGGTTCAGGGAGCCTGACGTGGAGTCCATGGAAGCGCTGAAAGACGCCCATGCCGGGGGTGAGATCCGCCTCCAGCAGCCGGAGTTCACCAGGAAGTTCGAGGCACTGCAGCGGCGGCTCCGCGGCTAG
- a CDS encoding glutathionylspermidine synthase family protein: protein MKRLLSEPRPGWKQKIEEQGLVFSTTTMDDGRKIEYWNESAYYEFTLDEVETLEETAEEMHRMCLEAAKFLATGAMGTIGIGPQALELAAESLQAGDVDVYGRFDFIYDGQGGPAKMLEYNADTPTGLIEAAVAQWFWLQDVFPGKDQWNGIHEALIRQWKKMQYRTGMSTLHVAHSEVEESGEDWMTAAYMRDVASQAGWTTIGINMSDIGWDPNLNRFVDLDNFMISTIFKLYPWELMMKEPFGPRLLERAHNPRWVEPAWKMLLSNKALLAALWHLYPEHPNLLPAYLNEPGPLKEWVAKPLHGREGDNIRIHAQGISLEQPGGYGREGWCYQQYHPLPDFDGNHPVLGLWVVDGESVGCGIRESDGPVTDYFCRFVPNTIDAPAPLSAAASSSKAGIAL, encoded by the coding sequence GTGAAGCGGTTGCTGTCTGAACCCCGGCCCGGCTGGAAGCAAAAAATCGAAGAACAGGGCCTGGTCTTCTCCACCACCACCATGGACGATGGCCGGAAAATCGAATACTGGAACGAATCCGCCTACTACGAGTTCACCCTGGACGAGGTGGAAACGCTCGAGGAAACCGCCGAAGAGATGCACCGCATGTGCTTGGAGGCGGCAAAGTTCCTCGCCACCGGAGCCATGGGCACCATCGGCATCGGACCGCAGGCACTGGAACTTGCGGCTGAATCCCTGCAGGCCGGCGACGTGGATGTCTACGGCCGGTTCGACTTCATCTACGACGGGCAGGGCGGCCCGGCGAAAATGCTCGAATATAACGCAGACACTCCCACCGGGCTGATTGAGGCCGCCGTGGCGCAGTGGTTCTGGCTGCAGGACGTCTTTCCCGGGAAAGACCAGTGGAACGGCATTCACGAAGCGCTGATCCGCCAGTGGAAGAAGATGCAGTACCGCACGGGCATGAGCACCCTCCATGTTGCGCACTCGGAGGTTGAGGAATCCGGTGAGGACTGGATGACCGCCGCCTACATGCGGGACGTCGCGAGCCAGGCCGGCTGGACCACCATCGGCATCAACATGTCCGACATCGGCTGGGACCCCAACCTCAACCGCTTCGTGGACTTGGACAACTTCATGATCAGCACCATCTTCAAGCTCTACCCGTGGGAGCTGATGATGAAGGAGCCGTTCGGGCCCCGGCTGCTGGAACGTGCGCACAACCCCCGCTGGGTGGAGCCTGCATGGAAGATGCTGCTCTCCAACAAAGCCCTCCTCGCCGCCCTCTGGCACCTGTACCCGGAGCACCCGAACCTGCTTCCGGCCTACCTCAATGAACCGGGGCCGCTGAAGGAATGGGTGGCCAAGCCGCTGCACGGCCGCGAAGGCGACAACATCAGGATCCACGCCCAGGGCATCAGCCTGGAGCAGCCGGGCGGGTACGGCCGCGAGGGCTGGTGCTACCAGCAGTACCACCCGCTGCCGGACTTCGACGGCAACCATCCCGTGCTGGGCCTGTGGGTGGTGGACGGGGAATCCGTCGGCTGCGGAATCCGCGAATCGGACGGCCCCGTCACGGACTACTTCTGCCGCTTCGTGCCCAACACCATCGACGCGCCGGCGCCGCTTTCGGCCGCGGCCTCCTCCAGCAAAGCAGGTATCGCACTATGA
- a CDS encoding APC family permease, translating into MSTDITTAGGAGGGPGTPVPAKGLRAGILDLGDSVMLGLASTAPVYSLAATLGLIVAVNGNYTPVILLIGFIPVLFIAYAFRELNSAIPDCGTTFTWSRRAFGPWAGWLGGWGLALAGVVVLANLAQVAGQYLWLLVGDGSLAGNKVLVTVTGVLFIAVMTLVNYRGIRLGEHVQRVLTYVQYIALGIFALAIVVRIVGGPPEGQAFSFEWFNPVGAFADPGAVVHGALLALFIYWGWDTCLAVNEETENPSTTPGRGAVISAFVLVAIYVSMSLLVMMYATVGSEGIGLGNEANQDDVFVAMKDVVLGPWGWLIVVAVLASVLSSTQTTILPTARGTLSMGVHGALPARFGRVHPRNQTPGFSTQVMGAAATAYYVAMSFLSENLLSDSISSISLFIAFYYALTGFACFWYFRGTLRESARNLWFRGILPLVGALLLTAAFFISAVQMWDPAYGDTEIFGVGGAFISGVVLLALGVVLAGVCRFLPSTRGYFTGNATVTAKSTSPLPK; encoded by the coding sequence ATGAGCACAGACATTACGACGGCGGGAGGCGCGGGCGGAGGGCCCGGCACCCCGGTTCCGGCCAAGGGGCTGCGCGCCGGAATCCTGGACCTTGGCGATTCCGTCATGCTGGGCCTGGCGTCCACGGCGCCGGTGTACTCGCTGGCGGCCACGCTGGGCCTCATCGTGGCGGTGAACGGAAACTACACTCCGGTGATCCTGCTCATCGGGTTTATCCCGGTCCTCTTCATCGCCTACGCCTTCCGCGAGCTGAACAGCGCCATCCCGGACTGCGGCACCACGTTCACGTGGTCCCGCCGCGCCTTCGGACCCTGGGCCGGCTGGCTTGGAGGCTGGGGTCTTGCGCTCGCCGGCGTCGTGGTCCTGGCCAACCTCGCGCAGGTGGCCGGCCAGTACCTGTGGCTTCTGGTAGGTGACGGTTCGCTGGCCGGCAACAAGGTGCTGGTCACCGTCACGGGCGTGCTGTTCATCGCCGTGATGACGCTGGTCAACTACCGGGGCATCCGGCTGGGTGAACACGTCCAGCGGGTGCTGACCTATGTGCAGTACATTGCCCTGGGCATCTTCGCGCTGGCCATTGTGGTCCGCATTGTCGGCGGGCCGCCGGAGGGCCAGGCGTTCAGCTTCGAATGGTTCAACCCGGTTGGTGCCTTCGCCGATCCCGGGGCGGTGGTGCACGGTGCGCTTCTCGCCCTGTTCATCTACTGGGGCTGGGATACCTGTTTGGCCGTGAACGAGGAAACCGAGAACCCCTCCACCACGCCGGGCCGCGGTGCGGTCATCTCGGCCTTCGTCCTGGTGGCCATCTACGTGTCAATGTCCCTGCTGGTGATGATGTACGCCACCGTGGGCAGCGAGGGCATCGGCCTGGGCAATGAAGCCAACCAGGACGACGTGTTCGTGGCCATGAAGGACGTGGTGCTGGGGCCGTGGGGCTGGCTGATCGTCGTCGCAGTCCTGGCCTCGGTGCTGTCCTCCACCCAGACCACCATCCTGCCCACCGCCCGCGGAACCCTCTCGATGGGCGTCCACGGTGCCCTGCCCGCCAGGTTCGGCAGGGTCCATCCGCGGAACCAGACCCCGGGCTTCTCCACCCAGGTGATGGGAGCGGCTGCCACCGCCTATTACGTGGCCATGAGCTTCCTCAGCGAAAACCTGCTCTCGGACTCCATCAGCTCCATCAGCCTGTTCATCGCCTTCTACTACGCCCTCACCGGGTTCGCCTGCTTCTGGTACTTCCGCGGCACCCTGCGCGAATCGGCCCGGAACCTGTGGTTCCGCGGCATCCTGCCACTGGTTGGTGCCCTGCTACTGACCGCTGCGTTCTTCATTTCAGCCGTCCAGATGTGGGACCCGGCCTACGGCGACACCGAGATTTTCGGCGTCGGCGGGGCATTCATCAGCGGCGTGGTGCTGCTGGCCCTGGGCGTCGTCCTGGCCGGTGTCTGCCGCTTCCTGCCCTCCACCCGCGGCTATTTCACCGGCAACGCCACCGTCACCGCGAAGAGCACCAGCCCCCTCCCCAAGTAG